Proteins co-encoded in one Arthrobacter alpinus genomic window:
- a CDS encoding 2-keto-4-pentenoate hydratase: protein MNAATESETTTMTVGSPVESTRNEQLHQLAQELLSATESLVPVAPLRDRLEDMSLEDAYVIQTLQLDKHVADGRVLAGRKVGLTSLAMQQQLGVDSPDFGFFFTDMVHHDGDSIPASSFISPKVEPEFGFVLKETLQGPGVTLEQATAAIGEVYAAIEIIDSRISDWDIKLVDTVADNASCGAIVIGTTPLAVDPAALNEVSCALTIDGTTLGTGTGADVMGNPVAPLAWLANVLGEQGVALVAGQLILPGSFTKAEPVTAGSRATADFGSLGSLTINFTK, encoded by the coding sequence ATGAACGCCGCAACAGAAAGCGAAACAACCACCATGACCGTGGGCAGCCCCGTCGAATCCACGCGCAACGAGCAGCTACACCAGCTGGCGCAGGAACTCCTGAGCGCCACTGAGTCACTCGTCCCGGTGGCGCCTTTGCGGGATCGCCTTGAGGACATGTCCCTCGAGGACGCTTATGTCATCCAGACTCTCCAGTTGGACAAACACGTGGCCGATGGGCGCGTGCTGGCCGGACGTAAGGTCGGCTTGACCTCGCTAGCCATGCAGCAACAGCTCGGTGTGGACTCCCCTGACTTCGGTTTCTTCTTCACCGACATGGTTCATCACGACGGCGATTCCATCCCGGCATCGTCCTTTATCTCCCCCAAGGTGGAGCCGGAGTTCGGCTTCGTGCTCAAGGAAACTCTGCAGGGCCCGGGTGTCACCCTGGAGCAGGCCACCGCCGCCATCGGCGAGGTCTACGCAGCCATCGAGATCATCGACTCACGCATCAGCGACTGGGACATCAAACTCGTGGACACCGTGGCGGACAATGCCTCCTGTGGTGCCATCGTCATCGGAACCACCCCGCTCGCCGTAGACCCGGCAGCACTTAATGAGGTGTCCTGTGCGTTGACCATCGACGGGACCACCCTTGGCACAGGCACCGGAGCTGACGTCATGGGCAACCCCGTGGCACCCCTGGCCTGGCTCGCCAACGTCCTCGGCGAGCAGGGCGTCGCCCTGGTAGCTGGCCAGCTCATCCTTCCCGGCTCCTTTACCAAGGCCGAACCCGTCACCGCAGGCAGCCGTGCAACAGCCGACTTCGGCTCCCTGGGCAGCCTGACCATCAACTTCACCAAGTAA
- a CDS encoding GAF domain-containing protein produces the protein MNHPQHGDGSSSASSTEQPRPPSGDRMQGLLAAVAVIAEDPSLEAVLRHVVQAACTLVDAGYGALGVIGENGGLSHFITEGLEPDAAKLIGHLPTGHGVLGLLISDPRPLRLPNIRDHPASYGFPKNHPAMRTFLGCPFASVIRSSGTCT, from the coding sequence ATGAATCACCCGCAGCACGGCGACGGGTCGTCATCGGCTTCGTCGACAGAGCAGCCGAGGCCGCCCTCCGGTGACAGGATGCAAGGTTTGCTCGCCGCAGTCGCGGTCATTGCTGAAGACCCTAGCCTGGAGGCAGTCCTCCGCCATGTTGTTCAGGCCGCCTGCACATTGGTTGATGCCGGGTATGGGGCGTTGGGTGTCATCGGCGAGAACGGCGGACTCAGCCATTTCATCACCGAAGGCCTTGAACCGGATGCTGCAAAGCTGATCGGCCACCTGCCCACTGGACATGGCGTGCTGGGGCTTCTGATCAGCGATCCGCGGCCACTGCGTCTGCCCAACATTCGCGACCATCCGGCGTCGTATGGGTTCCCCAAAAACCACCCGGCCATGCGCACTTTTCTGGGGTGCCCATTCGCATCCGTGATTCGGTCTTCGGGAACCTGTACCTAA
- a CDS encoding ABC1 kinase family protein: MAPHSSSSASYSQHARTFFPRQHIAALARLQDDVPPLVPEQVRTIIEQEFGGFPDVAFATFMDAPLASASIGQAHAATLDDGTSVVVKVRSPGVVAPVQEDLEILQNLAHQASRNWAAQADYNVEAIVSTFAATLRAERDYLVEGRNAKRFAQNFAHDTGVHIPKIYWSTTTSRALTMESIYGQRIDDAQVTGLPVVDRDRLTTTAAKAAAQKIFEDGFFHADPHPGNLFVEATGRIGLIDFGMVGELDEQLQKRLGKLLLAFSRNNPERISHALLGLSVNWCASDCGGLRQDMADFMQQYRGRRLGEIRLAPLIVEMVTILRTHHIQLLSGIALLTKMVTMTEGNGVGLHPGFNLGEVLKPYARPAGS, encoded by the coding sequence TTGGCCCCACATTCATCAAGCTCGGCCAGCTACTCTCAACACGCCCGGACGTTCTTCCCCCGGCAGCACATTGCCGCACTGGCACGACTTCAGGACGATGTTCCTCCCCTGGTGCCGGAACAGGTCCGAACCATCATCGAACAGGAATTTGGGGGCTTCCCCGACGTTGCTTTCGCCACCTTTATGGACGCCCCTCTCGCCAGCGCCTCCATCGGCCAAGCCCACGCGGCAACCTTGGACGACGGCACCTCGGTCGTCGTGAAGGTACGCAGTCCCGGCGTCGTTGCCCCGGTGCAGGAGGATCTGGAAATACTGCAGAACTTGGCCCACCAGGCCAGCCGCAACTGGGCTGCCCAGGCCGACTACAACGTGGAGGCCATAGTGTCCACGTTTGCGGCAACGCTGCGTGCCGAACGGGACTACCTTGTGGAGGGACGGAATGCGAAGCGGTTCGCCCAGAATTTTGCCCATGACACCGGCGTTCACATTCCAAAAATTTACTGGTCAACCACCACGTCCAGGGCCTTGACGATGGAAAGCATCTACGGCCAGAGGATTGATGACGCGCAGGTGACCGGCCTGCCCGTGGTTGACAGGGACCGGCTGACCACCACGGCGGCCAAGGCAGCAGCCCAGAAGATCTTCGAGGACGGCTTCTTTCATGCCGACCCGCATCCCGGGAACCTATTTGTGGAGGCCACTGGCCGGATTGGGCTGATCGACTTTGGCATGGTGGGAGAACTGGATGAACAACTTCAAAAGCGGCTCGGCAAACTCCTACTTGCCTTCAGCCGCAACAACCCCGAACGAATCAGTCACGCACTGCTGGGACTCTCGGTCAACTGGTGTGCCTCCGACTGTGGGGGCCTCCGGCAGGACATGGCGGATTTTATGCAGCAATACCGGGGTCGGCGACTGGGCGAGATCCGGCTTGCGCCGCTGATCGTCGAAATGGTGACCATCCTGCGCACCCACCACATCCAACTACTCAGCGGAATTGCCCTGCTGACGAAAATGGTCACCATGACCGAAGGCAACGGGGTGGGCCTCCACCCTGGCTTCAACCTCGGCGAAGTGCTCAAACCCTACGCCCGGCCGGCTGGCTCTTGA
- a CDS encoding cation:proton antiporter, which translates to MCWILTGRSPVDLLAGILVGRSGLKLVDPSEPAFAFLADVGFALVMFVASSYVPLREASLRASLTKAACRQAAVAGIGVAALFGTGQAPLCSVLMASSSAVIVLPMVTSLDLRGPGMLTTTA; encoded by the coding sequence TTGTGCTGGATCTTAACAGGCAGAAGTCCGGTTGACCTGCTGGCCGGGATTCTCGTTGGCCGCTCCGGATTGAAGCTGGTCGACCCGTCTGAACCGGCGTTTGCGTTTCTTGCCGACGTTGGTTTTGCCCTGGTTATGTTCGTTGCCAGTAGCTACGTGCCACTGCGCGAGGCCTCGCTACGGGCCTCCCTGACCAAGGCAGCATGCCGGCAAGCGGCCGTTGCAGGAATAGGTGTTGCTGCACTATTTGGTACAGGACAGGCGCCTCTCTGCTCTGTCTTGATGGCCTCGTCCTCGGCGGTAATTGTGCTGCCCATGGTCACGTCCCTGGACCTCCGCGGCCCGGGCATGTTGACCACAACGGCCTAG
- a CDS encoding universal stress protein — protein sequence MSANQEMGKIVVGVDGSSGSIAALKEAARMANATGWWLDVVACWNAPTSLVVPYALGSVELEEGTRQLLQDTVTSTFGMPLPANMSTTLVHGQPRQKLIEMSAGSDMLVVGRRGYGGFAGLLLGSVSQACVAHAHCPVLVVNTGKEADGPAHDQ from the coding sequence GTGAGCGCAAATCAGGAAATGGGTAAAATTGTTGTCGGAGTTGATGGGTCCTCCGGGTCTATTGCGGCGCTCAAGGAAGCTGCACGCATGGCCAATGCAACTGGATGGTGGCTTGATGTGGTTGCATGTTGGAACGCTCCCACGTCCTTGGTGGTTCCCTATGCCTTGGGCTCAGTGGAACTCGAAGAAGGTACCAGGCAACTTCTGCAGGACACCGTCACCAGCACTTTCGGCATGCCACTGCCGGCAAATATGTCGACGACCTTGGTCCATGGACAGCCGCGACAGAAACTCATAGAAATGAGCGCCGGCTCGGACATGCTTGTTGTCGGACGCAGGGGATACGGGGGCTTCGCCGGGCTCCTGCTCGGTTCTGTCAGCCAGGCCTGCGTGGCCCATGCACACTGTCCCGTGTTGGTTGTGAACACAGGAAAGGAAGCCGACGGACCAGCGCATGACCAATGA
- a CDS encoding universal stress protein — protein sequence MAIRPESWKERVPRPAAGRGPARQRGLLGLRIGSVTASCVARARCPVLIVNDN from the coding sequence ATGGCCATCCGGCCCGAATCCTGGAAGGAGAGAGTGCCACGGCCGGCTGCTGGCCGTGGGCCGGCGAGGCAGCGGGGGCTTCTCGGGCTGCGGATCGGTTCAGTTACTGCAAGCTGTGTTGCACGTGCCCGCTGCCCGGTGCTGATTGTCAATGACAATTAG
- a CDS encoding DUF3040 domain-containing protein → MALSERESRILLAVEKELAASDPHLSKTFDILASSGPAIRHLLWGTAVLAVGIGALVYAIAVHSALIGAAAFMAMTEGPIWPCHGHDCSGRFDCTEPDNLIPITFRMNSRAARGLCAFHRMLGNEPNKGLARSYSAVGPTDASHGQLITRWHKK, encoded by the coding sequence ATGGCTCTTTCAGAACGTGAATCCCGGATTCTGCTGGCCGTTGAGAAGGAACTGGCTGCCAGTGACCCTCATTTATCGAAGACGTTTGACATCTTGGCAAGCAGTGGACCAGCTATTCGCCATTTGCTGTGGGGCACCGCAGTCCTGGCGGTTGGCATCGGCGCACTTGTGTATGCCATTGCGGTCCATTCGGCACTGATTGGTGCAGCTGCGTTCATGGCCATGACGGAGGGGCCCATCTGGCCTTGCCACGGCCACGACTGTTCAGGACGATTCGACTGTACAGAGCCAGACAACTTGATTCCCATAACATTCCGGATGAATAGCAGGGCGGCGCGAGGCTTGTGCGCCTTCCACAGGATGCTGGGCAATGAGCCGAACAAAGGCCTGGCAAGGTCATACTCGGCAGTGGGGCCCACGGACGCAAGTCACGGACAATTGATAACAAGGTGGCACAAGAAATGA
- a CDS encoding pyridoxamine 5'-phosphate oxidase family protein: MNHNPAATRTEVLPVHSCWSQLRSVSVGRLAVWDVDHPDIFPINYTVDHGSLVFRTGQGTKLKALQRDEPVALEVDGVNPDTGFAWSVVAKGNGKLLTSTDDILDSFALRLFPWHAATRTILSASCQLLSPGADSVLHSQPNGGRRRQTCRRLRPNERNTCLFRAPNLWKHQDGPATCSCGTHSRGH; the protein is encoded by the coding sequence ATGAACCACAACCCAGCCGCAACACGAACAGAAGTCCTGCCGGTCCACTCATGTTGGTCCCAGCTCCGAAGTGTCTCCGTTGGGCGACTCGCCGTGTGGGATGTGGACCATCCCGATATTTTCCCCATCAACTACACGGTTGACCATGGGAGTTTGGTCTTTCGTACAGGCCAAGGGACCAAGCTCAAAGCCCTGCAGCGCGACGAGCCCGTCGCCTTGGAAGTCGATGGTGTCAATCCCGATACAGGTTTTGCATGGAGCGTGGTTGCCAAGGGGAACGGCAAGCTGTTAACTTCCACAGACGACATCCTCGACAGCTTCGCCCTGCGGCTATTCCCTTGGCATGCAGCCACAAGGACAATTTTGTCCGCATCGTGCCAACTTCTGTCACCGGGCGCCGATTCCGTGTTACACAGCCAGCCGAATGGTGGACGGCGCAGGCAAACATGCCGCAGGCTTCGCCCGAATGAACGGAATACATGCCTCTTCCGGGCCCCAAACCTCTGGAAGCATCAGGACGGCCCTGCCACCTGTTCGTGCGGAACGCATAGTCGTGGGCATTGA
- a CDS encoding sensor histidine kinase → MFTLDDEELAIALAVAAGFAIENAKLFDDAQLRSRWLEAGRTIAVRMMGPKSDDEEDNRNWVAQTALKASESAVALIVGQPNEAGQVEVLAAAGTDASTWVRQLLDLNGEGISGVLKSGRPLAYEEASLLLGPATRGLSGPALLARLGTHAAGQGMIVLIRANGEPVFSALATDMVAVYCTQSALALELAKTHRIREQLVLFADRDRIAQDLHDVVIQRLFAAGLNIQGLARFVDESAGLARIRAITDELDTTIKELRDTIYSLRASATDADLLSSRILNTISKISRSLPYAPRIILSGPIDSKVTVELGEQVLAVVTEGVSNAVRHAQADEIDVAVSVDGQSVNVSVSDDGCGVGVLQGTSGLANMEVRALTFNGTFQLDSNGARGTRFLWSVPMDGKQPADGQDGKLAPMPANATVDPTSG, encoded by the coding sequence TTGTTCACGCTCGACGACGAGGAGCTCGCCATTGCGTTGGCGGTTGCGGCAGGGTTTGCGATAGAAAACGCCAAGCTATTTGATGATGCCCAACTGCGAAGTCGCTGGCTGGAGGCGGGAAGAACTATTGCCGTCCGCATGATGGGCCCCAAATCTGATGACGAGGAGGACAACCGAAACTGGGTTGCCCAAACCGCTCTCAAGGCCTCCGAATCAGCTGTGGCCCTGATCGTCGGCCAGCCAAATGAAGCGGGCCAGGTTGAAGTGTTGGCTGCCGCCGGGACGGACGCGTCGACGTGGGTGAGGCAGCTCCTGGATTTGAACGGAGAGGGCATCAGCGGTGTCCTCAAGTCAGGCAGGCCCTTGGCTTATGAGGAGGCGTCCCTGCTGCTGGGGCCGGCAACCCGGGGACTGTCAGGACCAGCCCTGCTGGCCCGGCTTGGCACTCATGCGGCCGGACAAGGCATGATCGTGCTGATCAGGGCGAATGGGGAGCCGGTATTTTCCGCATTGGCAACTGACATGGTGGCGGTTTACTGCACCCAGTCGGCACTGGCGCTGGAGCTGGCCAAGACCCATCGCATCCGTGAACAACTCGTGTTGTTTGCAGACCGTGACCGGATTGCCCAGGATCTTCACGATGTGGTCATACAGAGGCTTTTTGCCGCAGGATTGAACATTCAGGGGCTGGCCCGGTTCGTTGACGAATCGGCGGGCCTCGCGCGGATCCGTGCAATTACTGATGAACTCGACACAACCATCAAGGAACTTCGTGACACTATCTACTCCCTGAGGGCCTCTGCCACCGATGCCGATCTTTTGAGCAGCCGGATACTGAACACCATCAGCAAGATCTCCAGATCCCTGCCCTATGCACCACGGATCATCCTGTCAGGCCCCATTGACTCCAAGGTGACGGTAGAACTGGGGGAGCAGGTGTTGGCGGTTGTGACGGAGGGTGTCAGCAATGCCGTCAGGCACGCGCAGGCGGATGAAATTGATGTTGCGGTCTCCGTTGATGGGCAATCGGTCAACGTTTCCGTCAGCGACGACGGGTGCGGAGTTGGTGTTCTTCAGGGCACCAGCGGATTGGCCAACATGGAAGTCCGGGCGCTGACTTTCAACGGCACTTTTCAGCTGGACAGTAATGGGGCTCGGGGGACCAGGTTCCTGTGGTCGGTGCCGATGGACGGCAAACAGCCCGCCGACGGGCAGGACGGCAAATTGGCACCGATGCCAGCCAATGCCACAGTTGACCCTACTTCCGGGTGA
- a CDS encoding pyridoxamine 5'-phosphate oxidase family protein → MERDDDRIMNSDEEPGVVLSGNESWGLLQGSRFGRLAVCVANQPDIFPLNFVATADKIWIRTNPGTKLAEMAINALVALESDEVGDGEAWSVVVKGTVRVVESQTEIDAADLLHLESWTKTRKWTYIEITPASVAGRRFVLGGEPDRY, encoded by the coding sequence ATGGAACGGGATGATGATCGGATCATGAACAGTGACGAAGAGCCCGGGGTTGTGTTGTCAGGGAACGAATCATGGGGGTTGCTGCAGGGCAGCCGGTTTGGCAGGTTGGCCGTCTGCGTCGCCAACCAGCCAGACATTTTCCCGCTGAATTTCGTCGCTACCGCAGACAAGATTTGGATTAGGACAAATCCAGGCACCAAGCTCGCCGAGATGGCAATCAATGCCTTGGTGGCGTTGGAAAGCGACGAGGTCGGTGACGGGGAAGCGTGGAGCGTGGTAGTCAAGGGAACTGTCAGGGTGGTGGAGTCCCAGACGGAGATTGACGCCGCCGATCTGCTCCACCTTGAATCCTGGACCAAGACACGGAAATGGACCTACATCGAGATCACTCCAGCTAGTGTGGCCGGCCGAAGGTTTGTGCTTGGCGGCGAGCCGGACAGATATTAG
- a CDS encoding acetaldehyde dehydrogenase (acetylating): MSETKAPKRTAAIVGSGNIGTDLMFKIMRRSEHLEVKYMIGVDPASDGLARAARLGITTSAGGVDWLLAQDELPDFVFECTSAKAHAINAPRYKAAGIHAIDLTPAAVGPYLCPVVNLDSLEDVLNVNMITCAGQATTPIVAAVSSVVPVDYAEIVASIASKSAGPGTRANVDEFTETTAKALEVVGGAKRGKAIIIINPVEPPMIMRNTVYCAIPADAAEPGELQDKIRASIDQAVASIQDYVPGYALRVEPQFDSAREDWDGNGRVGIWIQVRGAADYLPEYAGNLDIITAAATRTADLLAERMNATATAEGAHA, translated from the coding sequence ATGTCAGAGACAAAAGCACCAAAACGGACAGCCGCCATCGTCGGCTCGGGCAACATCGGCACCGATCTGATGTTCAAGATCATGCGCCGCAGCGAACACCTTGAAGTCAAATACATGATCGGTGTTGACCCTGCTTCCGACGGACTCGCCCGAGCCGCACGACTAGGCATCACCACGTCCGCCGGTGGCGTGGACTGGCTCCTGGCCCAAGACGAACTGCCCGACTTCGTCTTTGAGTGCACCTCCGCGAAAGCCCACGCCATCAACGCTCCCCGGTACAAGGCCGCTGGCATCCACGCGATCGACCTGACCCCGGCCGCCGTCGGCCCGTACCTCTGCCCCGTGGTCAACCTCGACTCCCTCGAGGACGTACTGAACGTCAACATGATCACCTGCGCCGGACAGGCAACCACCCCCATCGTGGCCGCGGTATCCTCCGTGGTCCCGGTGGACTACGCGGAAATCGTCGCCTCCATCGCCTCCAAATCCGCAGGCCCGGGCACCCGTGCCAACGTGGACGAGTTCACCGAAACCACAGCCAAAGCCCTTGAAGTGGTCGGTGGGGCCAAGCGCGGCAAAGCTATCATCATCATCAACCCGGTCGAGCCGCCCATGATCATGCGCAACACTGTTTACTGCGCGATCCCGGCCGACGCCGCCGAACCCGGTGAGCTGCAGGATAAGATCCGTGCCTCTATCGATCAGGCCGTGGCCAGCATTCAGGACTACGTCCCCGGCTACGCTCTGCGTGTTGAACCACAATTCGACAGCGCCCGTGAAGACTGGGACGGCAACGGCCGCGTCGGCATCTGGATCCAAGTCCGAGGAGCTGCCGACTACCTGCCCGAATACGCCGGCAACCTCGACATCATCACGGCCGCCGCCACCCGCACCGCCGATCTGCTGGCCGAACGCATGAACGCCACTGCCACCGCTGAAGGAGCACACGCATGA
- a CDS encoding AarF/UbiB family protein gives MIMEDGFFHADPHLGNLFVEPSGRIALIDFGMVGEVREELPDQLSRFLLALTRTGPSGHFWSSP, from the coding sequence ATGATCATGGAAGACGGGTTCTTTCATGCCGACCCACACCTAGGGAACCTGTTTGTTGAACCTTCAGGGCGCATCGCGCTGATTGACTTCGGCATGGTCGGTGAGGTCCGCGAGGAACTCCCGGACCAGTTGAGCAGGTTTCTCCTCGCGTTGACCCGTACCGGACCGTCCGGGCACTTCTGGAGCTCACCGTGA
- the dmpG gene encoding 4-hydroxy-2-oxovalerate aldolase, producing the protein MNTTPEFSVRLTDTTLRDGSHAMSHKFTEAHVRSIVRALDDAKVEVIEVTHGDGLGGSSFNYGFSLTPELDLVKAAVDEAKNAKIAVLMLPGLGTIHDLNQAHEAGASMARIATHCTEADVSIQHFQHARKLGMETVGFLMLSHRTTPENLAKQARIMADAGCQCVYVVDSAGALILEDVSDRVEALVSELGTDAQVGFHGHQNMSFGVANSVFAARAGAKQIDGTLMALGAGAGNSPTEVLAASFDRLGIHTGVDVQAVMAAAEDIVKPIITRMPIMDRASIMQGYAGVYSSFLIHAERAAERYGVPAYRILEEIGKAGYVGGQEDMIVDVAVTLAAANKAA; encoded by the coding sequence ATGAACACCACCCCAGAATTCAGTGTCCGCCTGACTGACACCACCTTGCGCGACGGCTCCCACGCCATGAGCCACAAATTCACCGAAGCCCACGTGCGTTCCATCGTCCGCGCCCTGGATGATGCGAAGGTTGAGGTCATCGAGGTCACCCACGGTGACGGGCTCGGCGGCTCCTCCTTTAACTACGGATTCTCCCTCACCCCGGAACTGGACCTGGTCAAGGCCGCCGTCGACGAAGCCAAAAACGCTAAGATCGCTGTGCTCATGCTCCCGGGGCTTGGCACCATTCACGACCTGAACCAGGCCCATGAGGCCGGCGCCTCCATGGCCCGCATCGCAACCCACTGCACCGAGGCCGACGTCTCCATTCAGCACTTCCAGCACGCCCGTAAGCTCGGCATGGAAACCGTTGGCTTCCTCATGCTCTCCCACCGCACCACCCCGGAAAACCTCGCCAAACAGGCCCGCATCATGGCCGACGCTGGCTGCCAGTGCGTGTACGTCGTTGACTCCGCTGGCGCACTGATCCTCGAGGACGTCTCCGACCGGGTCGAAGCGTTGGTCAGCGAGCTCGGCACCGACGCACAGGTCGGCTTCCACGGCCACCAAAACATGAGCTTCGGCGTCGCAAACTCCGTGTTCGCCGCCCGAGCTGGCGCAAAGCAAATCGACGGAACCTTGATGGCCCTCGGCGCCGGAGCCGGAAACTCCCCCACCGAAGTCCTCGCAGCGTCCTTCGACCGCCTCGGCATCCACACCGGCGTCGACGTTCAGGCAGTCATGGCAGCCGCCGAAGACATCGTCAAACCCATCATCACCCGCATGCCCATCATGGACCGCGCCTCCATCATGCAAGGCTACGCAGGCGTCTACTCCTCCTTCCTCATCCACGCCGAACGCGCCGCTGAACGCTACGGCGTCCCGGCCTACCGGATCCTGGAAGAAATCGGCAAGGCAGGATACGTCGGCGGACAAGAAGACATGATCGTCGACGTCGCCGTCACCCTCGCCGCAGCAAACAAAGCCGCCTAA
- a CDS encoding AarF/UbiB family protein — translation MPAASPPGERLLQKLSTRPDILPPDFLVALSQLQDGVEPVPTDVIFALVEQELGASPNAVFIVFDGAPLVSTSLGEAHAPTLWDGTDVVVKVRRRGHVRHNPSCRTGRPL, via the coding sequence TTGCCCGCCGCGTCCCCGCCTGGGGAGAGACTACTGCAGAAGCTCTCCACCCGGCCAGATATCCTTCCCCCCGACTTCCTAGTTGCTCTTTCGCAGCTTCAGGATGGGGTGGAGCCGGTCCCCACCGATGTCATCTTTGCCCTCGTGGAGCAAGAACTGGGCGCCTCCCCCAACGCTGTGTTCATAGTGTTCGACGGCGCACCGTTGGTCAGCACTTCCCTCGGCGAGGCCCATGCCCCAACCCTGTGGGACGGCACTGATGTGGTGGTGAAGGTGCGCCGTCGTGGACACGTTCGCCACAACCCTTCGTGCCGAACTGGACGACCTCTGTGA